One window of the Tetragenococcus koreensis genome contains the following:
- a CDS encoding PRD domain-containing protein: MFFGKEAIFLKFQKKINNNVAWIIDDHNERVIAIGKGLSFGKQAGDNVTLAEIERIFTDDKKVDEISASMRQALENISADTFLLTEEISDQAAALLSIDKFDDNHFLALADHLNYAMKRSDTDTIDYPENLRWEVKKLYPKEHDAAVDALYLIEKKTGVRLPESEQTFLTYHFVNAQYDSDINIQTKKLTELVNRAVEIIQYHYQTLLNQNSVNYIRFVTHLRYFILRQINHENDKIPKIDEQLIEVVKKNYRKAYQAAEKVGKMIETTQNCEVNTDELFYLTLHIDRVTQRQN; encoded by the coding sequence ATTTTTTTTGGGAAGGAGGCAATTTTTCTGAAGTTTCAAAAGAAGATCAATAATAATGTGGCATGGATTATTGATGATCATAATGAACGTGTGATTGCTATTGGTAAAGGGCTTTCCTTTGGGAAACAAGCAGGCGATAATGTGACGTTAGCAGAAATCGAACGTATTTTTACCGATGATAAGAAAGTCGACGAGATATCCGCATCAATGCGCCAAGCATTAGAAAATATTTCAGCAGACACTTTTTTATTAACAGAAGAAATAAGCGATCAGGCGGCGGCTTTACTTAGTATTGATAAGTTTGACGACAATCATTTTCTCGCTTTAGCAGATCATCTAAACTATGCAATGAAACGCAGTGATACAGATACCATTGATTACCCTGAAAATCTTCGTTGGGAAGTCAAAAAGCTGTATCCTAAGGAACATGACGCAGCAGTTGATGCGTTGTATTTAATTGAAAAAAAGACGGGCGTTCGTTTGCCAGAAAGTGAACAAACCTTTCTGACATACCATTTTGTGAATGCTCAATATGACTCAGATATTAATATCCAAACCAAGAAATTAACCGAATTAGTCAATCGTGCAGTAGAAATCATTCAATATCATTATCAAACGTTACTTAATCAAAATTCAGTGAATTACATTCGTTTTGTGACGCATTTGCGATACTTCATTTTGAGACAGATCAATCATGAAAACGATAAGATACCCAAAATTGATGAACAGCTGATTGAGGTAGTCAAAAAGAATTATCGAAAAGCTTATCAAGCAGCTGAAAAAGTAGGGAAAATGATCGAAACAACTCAAAATTGTGAAGTAAACACGGACGAACTTTTTTACCTAACGCTACATATTGACCGAGTAACGCAAAGACAAAATTAA